The nucleotide window CGTATTGGTCGTCGCGCCACTGAAGCTCATCTTCAGCAGCTTGGGCACGCCGCCCGCCGGATTGAAGGTGACGCCGTCGTTGTCGGTGGCGGTGATGTCGGCGCCGAAGGGGACGGGGGTGCCGTCGGTGTCAGCGACCTCGGTGGCGCCCAGGTGAATCCCGGTCACGATGCTGTGCCGGGCGCCGTCTTCCGCCAGCAGGGTCTTGTACGAGTTGGCGCTCAGCGTGCCCGGTGCCGCCGTGGGGGCTTCGCCGTAGTCGAGCAGCGACGAGGTCGTTGCGGTGGGCGTATTGACCGTGGTGGTGGTGGGCGTCCCGGTGGAATTGTCGGTGTACTGAAGCACGCCCGTGTTGCTGGTGCTGGTCGTCCCTGCATTGACCTTCACTTTGAAGGTGATCGTCGCTTCGTTGTCGGTCGTGACCACGGGCGTGCTGTCCACGCTGAGCTGCCCGGCAGCGACTGAGCTGCCGGGGCTTTTAATCGCTTTGCCCGCCACATACGGCATCACGCCGCCCGTGGCATCGGTGACGGCCCCGGTATTCAGGGTGGTGCTGCCCGTCACATACGTGGTGCCCGCCGGAATGCTGTCCTGAAGGCTGACGCCGGTCGCCACCAGCGTCCCCGCGTTCCGGACGATGATGGTATAGGTCAGCGTGTCGCCTGCCACAACGGTGGAGCCAGCCGACCCCGCCGTTTTGGCCACGGTTTTGGTCGATGTGATACTCGGGCGCAGCGACGGGTAAGAACACGTCCCCAGATCGGTGCCAATGTTCGAAGAGTTGGTGGGCAACGCGGTGACGGTCTTGCTGGTCAGATTGATCGACAGCAGTTCGCCGCCAAAACCAATCGCGTAAATCCCACTGCTGAGGGCTGCGATCCCAGCATACGTCGGGTTCGGCGTGCTGGTCGGGGTCGGGAAGCGCCCGGCAAAGGTGGCGGTCGGGGAGGCACCATTCAGACCCTGAATCACAAAGAGATCGAGATATGCCTGAACGCCCCCACTGGCCAACGCAGGATTGGCCATCAGATACAGGTTGTTGTCGGCATCGACAAAGAAATCACCGCTGGTGTTGTCATTGCCGGTCGTCCGCATAAAGAAAGGCGTGGGGGTCAGGCCAGAGGTATCGGTATACGTCACCGTCTTGACGCTCGACAGGGTATACGGGGCTGTTTGCGAGAAGGTCCAGAACGAGTTGCTCATGCCGAGATAGCCGGTGCCGTCTGGCCCGATCGCCATTCGCAGGGGCCGCCCGTCGCCAGCGATGTAGCCGGTCAGGGCGCCCGCCGTCGTCCAGGTGTTGGTGGGAACATCATACACGCGCAGGATGTAATCGGAACCCATCACGAAGATCTTGTCGCCCCCGGTACTGATGGCCATCGCGGCGTTGCTGGTCGAGGTGGGAATGGTGGTGATGACCGGCCCTAAGGTATTGGTCAGGCTGAGACTCTGCACATTGGTGGTGGTGGTGGTATCTCCGAAGATGCCGTACAGGTTGGTGGAGCAGGTGAGCGCAGGCGCAGCGGTGAAGGTGGTCGCGACCGACGCACACAGACCGCTGGGTGTGCAACCGGCACCGGGGGTGGGGGCGACGCCGCTGTTGCGAAGATCGCCGCCACCGCCGATGGAAGCGTAATTGGTCACCGTTCCGGCGGTGCCACTCACATTCACCGGCAGCACGATATTGGCACCGTTCGCGCCCGCTGCAATCGTGTCCGAGCTGTTGGTACAGGTCACCGTCTGGCCGCTGAAGGTACACGCCCAGTTGCCGTTGCCGGGCGCGGTGCCGGTCCAGCCCGGTGTAATGCCGCTGGGCAGGGTATCGATCACCGTGAGGGTGCCCGAGGTGGCGAGCGTTCCGGCGCTATTGCTGGGCGTCAGGGTGTAGGTGGCAGCGCTCTGGCCGGCCACCCACGGGCCGTTGCTGGTTTTGGTCAGCGACAGAAGCGGGAATTTGCGAGTATTGGTGTACGTACAGGTATAGGCTGCGCCCGCCACGATCTTGGCTGCCGGAATCGTGACCGTGGTCGTGGCCGAAGTGAGCGGCGTCGAATTGCCGGTAACAGCGCTGTTACTGTCCACGCAGCTGACGGCGGTGCTGTAGCTGCTCAGTGCCGGTGAGGTGGCCGACGATTCCGTCAGGCTGACGGCGGTGCCGATGGTCGCGGTGTTGCTTCCGTTGCTGCCCGTTGTGGCGCTCCCGACTGGAACACTGGCAGCGGTATCGGTGGCGTGGTTCAGCCCGGTCAGCGTGAAATTGAAGGTGTTGGTGCCACTGCCCCCCGAAACCAGTTTCATCAGGGTAACTGTCGGGGTCTTGGTATTGGTCACGGTACACAGGAAGTGCGAATTGCCTTTGATATTCGCTGCTGGAATCGTCAATACACTGCCTGCGACCGTTCCGAAGGTGGTCACGCCGTTGGCGTTGTTTGCTCCGTTCTGATCATTGCAGGAAGCTGCTGTCAACGTATAGCCTGGCGTCGCCGCTTCCGTCACGGTCACGGTGGTCGATCCTGGGGGCGACATAATGGTGTGCAGCGTTGCCGACGTAACCGGCGTATTGATGCTGGCTGTGGTCACGCTGTCGGTGGTAGGCGTGGCATTGGTCAACGAGCTGAAGCTGAAGGTGCCGACATCGCCAAGGCTGGTCTTGGCAATATTCAGCGTCGCCGGGCAGGAATACAGACTGTCGAAGTTGTACGCGACATCATCGTTGGTGGTTCCTGTTGCGGTGCCGTTATATATCATCGCCACCGTCACAATCGAAGTGACCGAGGCTGGCAACGTCACATAGCTTCTGGTGGTTGGATTACCCCCATAGGTGAGACCTGTATCTGTCGAATTCACGACGGTCTGCGAAATGACCGCGCCATTGGATGCTGCGATGCTGCCCACCGTGCCCGCGCCGTCACT belongs to Deinococcus ruber and includes:
- a CDS encoding beta strand repeat-containing protein — protein: MTTSDGAGTVGSIAASNGAVISQTVVNSTDTGLTYGGNPTTRSYVTLPASVTSIVTVAMIYNGTATGTTNDDVAYNFDSLYSCPATLNIAKTSLGDVGTFSFSSLTNATPTTDSVTTASINTPVTSATLHTIMSPPGSTTVTVTEAATPGYTLTAASCNDQNGANNANGVTTFGTVAGSVLTIPAANIKGNSHFLCTVTNTKTPTVTLMKLVSGGSGTNTFNFTLTGLNHATDTAASVPVGSATTGSNGSNTATIGTAVSLTESSATSPALSSYSTAVSCVDSNSAVTGNSTPLTSATTTVTIPAAKIVAGAAYTCTYTNTRKFPLLSLTKTSNGPWVAGQSAATYTLTPSNSAGTLATSGTLTVIDTLPSGITPGWTGTAPGNGNWACTFSGQTVTCTNSSDTIAAGANGANIVLPVNVSGTAGTVTNYASIGGGGDLRNSGVAPTPGAGCTPSGLCASVATTFTAAPALTCSTNLYGIFGDTTTTTNVQSLSLTNTLGPVITTIPTSTSNAAMAISTGGDKIFVMGSDYILRVYDVPTNTWTTAGALTGYIAGDGRPLRMAIGPDGTGYLGMSNSFWTFSQTAPYTLSSVKTVTYTDTSGLTPTPFFMRTTGNDNTSGDFFVDADNNLYLMANPALASGGVQAYLDLFVIQGLNGASPTATFAGRFPTPTSTPNPTYAGIAALSSGIYAIGFGGELLSINLTSKTVTALPTNSSNIGTDLGTCSYPSLRPSITSTKTVAKTAGSAGSTVVAGDTLTYTIIVRNAGTLVATGVSLQDSIPAGTTYVTGSTTLNTGAVTDATGGVMPYVAGKAIKSPGSSVAAGQLSVDSTPVVTTDNEATITFKVKVNAGTTSTSNTGVLQYTDNSTGTPTTTTVNTPTATTSSLLDYGEAPTAAPGTLSANSYKTLLAEDGARHSIVTGIHLGATEVADTDGTPVPFGADITATDNDGVTFNPAGGVPKLLKMSFSGATTNTVVVNASTAGYLNAWVDFNQNGLFETTDRIFADVPVVAGNNTLTFNVPTTTIPGLTYTRFRFTTAPGVATSPSGLAPDGEVEDYAVKINNILSTSVCSASPLASAGLNLRWYDPLSSSTTSRLYQRVGTLSDGTLIDVQFLSRGQFGAG